Proteins from a genomic interval of Rubinisphaera italica:
- a CDS encoding DsrE family protein, producing the protein MNTSKIFQVTSLIFLFLSNPAWSQDDPGSQAKKKQPGYGHGRGMHQSDGRHEVDHKVFQYLLQNHDKIVRTVKELPDGVETLTESDVPEVAEKIKDHVEWMAYRVENRQPIRMRDPLFAELFKHTDKIKIVHKDTEKGVKVIETSDDPYVVKLIQAHAKAVSGFVERGFAEAMKNHSVPETAEIGDPEYSYPAIAEYGKVVQLPNAAQQPRDGSKILVDVTKGGTPDKLNPGIEKVARFVNIYKGAGKKPAQVEIAIVLHGEATLTILNSDIYSKRFETNGNPNLDCLHQLHEAGVEILVCGQSLIGKNAKQDEVVVFVDVAVSALTSLVNLQADGFSYVPLGN; encoded by the coding sequence ATGAATACTTCCAAAATCTTCCAGGTAACGTCTCTTATTTTCCTGTTCCTGAGCAATCCCGCATGGTCACAGGATGATCCAGGGAGTCAAGCGAAAAAGAAGCAACCGGGCTATGGGCATGGACGCGGAATGCACCAATCGGATGGACGCCACGAGGTCGATCACAAAGTCTTTCAGTACCTGCTCCAGAACCATGACAAAATCGTCCGCACAGTCAAAGAATTACCAGATGGCGTGGAGACGCTGACTGAGTCGGATGTGCCCGAAGTCGCAGAAAAGATTAAAGATCATGTTGAGTGGATGGCCTATCGCGTGGAGAACAGGCAGCCAATCCGTATGCGAGACCCATTGTTCGCGGAACTGTTCAAGCATACGGATAAGATCAAAATCGTTCATAAGGACACAGAAAAGGGAGTGAAAGTCATTGAGACTTCCGACGATCCGTATGTAGTCAAGTTAATTCAGGCTCATGCTAAAGCGGTCTCTGGATTTGTAGAGCGGGGATTTGCAGAAGCGATGAAAAACCATTCTGTTCCAGAGACTGCAGAGATCGGCGATCCAGAGTACTCTTACCCAGCGATTGCCGAGTACGGAAAAGTCGTTCAACTCCCCAATGCCGCGCAACAGCCTCGAGATGGCAGTAAGATATTAGTCGATGTGACCAAAGGTGGCACGCCGGACAAATTGAATCCGGGTATCGAGAAAGTCGCTCGTTTTGTCAATATTTACAAGGGTGCAGGAAAGAAACCGGCTCAGGTCGAGATTGCAATCGTGTTGCATGGCGAGGCTACTTTGACCATTTTGAACTCCGATATTTACAGCAAACGATTTGAGACAAATGGCAATCCGAATCTCGATTGTTTGCATCAACTCCACGAGGCGGGCGTCGAGATATTAGTGTGCGGCCAGTCGTTAATCGGAAAAAACGCTAAGCAGGACGAGGTTGTTGTCTTTGTGGACGTAGCCGTGTCGGCATTAACTTCTCTGGTCAACCTCCAGGCAGATGGGTTTTCATATGTTCCACTTGGGAATTGA
- a CDS encoding ArsR/SmtB family transcription factor yields MSNVENSVATKTNKNKGSKPPGTVEDFAEAAECLKTLAHPVRLRIVQMLLHGRYTVGELAADCGIQDNVGSEHLRLLQRCGFLVSEREGRRVYYSVAEPHLEKLMACIEGRFLPYGAKYR; encoded by the coding sequence ATGTCTAATGTGGAGAATTCAGTGGCTACGAAAACGAATAAGAACAAAGGTTCCAAGCCTCCTGGCACTGTTGAGGACTTTGCTGAAGCTGCAGAATGTCTGAAAACTTTGGCGCACCCAGTTCGACTGCGCATTGTTCAAATGCTGCTGCACGGTCGCTACACAGTCGGAGAATTGGCTGCTGATTGCGGAATTCAAGACAACGTCGGTTCAGAACATTTGCGTTTGCTCCAGCGGTGTGGTTTTCTGGTGAGTGAGCGGGAGGGGCGACGCGTTTATTACAGTGTTGCCGAGCCGCATCTGGAAAAATTGATGGCATGTATCGAGGGGCGTTTTTTACCTTATGGGGCTAAATATCGTTAA
- a CDS encoding protoglobin domain-containing protein: MAIPESILTRFLDLKTYVGWTEADDDCSDQLSRILLPHTEEILQDFYREIQKHPASSRVITGGEIQIERLKQSLSLWLADMLQSKHDEDYVHRRWKIGQKHVEIGLEQLYVNAAFARVRSCLSRILCHQESISEEVKLQLHESLHKRLDLDLAIMVDAYQEEYQSSQVPVDRARLNQQKLLALLSKEALAGASLNEIYDQAIAYLSQAFRADLCELFIFEPDADQLRMESMSGWVTKSNGSVIELGNVDPGITELLKQKGCVETSDWQLQPKIQPITLLVDERVVSSLQVVVRGEEDVYGLLGVHFRQPHRFQSSDHDFLFSIANLLANAIHRSRVEFMRAQKAQQLRRLVDRLPAGAVYVVNHAMQINSAVEQMTGYSKEELTNLKEWNQHVLNESVVEDRVENSVRSGKEGRTHHRQLRLRRADGQERLISQVKFQSGADEVWLLHDITEEAERYKSQLQSERLAAIGQMITGLAHESRNALQRIQACTEMLELELEDNKSAMSLIIRSQQAIDDLQMLYDEVRNYASPLSLSKDWWSLETLLQQAWGQLEHDWKDRDAKLLINIDPEGLEVEVDRFRMVQVLRNFLENSLAACSDPVIIQVDIRLIKETDRSGVEISISDNGPGLSSAGEGRIFEPFYTTKPKGSGLGMAIASRIVTAHQGVLETAPSLLGGASFRLYFPLSNN; this comes from the coding sequence ATGGCAATACCCGAATCCATTTTAACTCGTTTTTTAGATTTAAAAACTTATGTGGGATGGACAGAGGCGGATGATGATTGTTCCGACCAATTGTCCAGAATATTACTTCCTCATACGGAGGAGATTTTGCAGGATTTCTATCGTGAAATCCAAAAGCATCCAGCTTCATCCCGTGTTATTACGGGGGGTGAGATTCAAATTGAGCGATTGAAACAGAGCCTCTCTCTGTGGCTGGCAGATATGCTGCAATCGAAACATGATGAAGATTACGTGCACAGGCGCTGGAAGATTGGGCAAAAGCATGTCGAGATTGGTTTAGAGCAACTTTATGTCAACGCGGCCTTTGCTCGTGTCCGTTCCTGTTTGAGTCGGATCTTATGCCATCAGGAATCGATTTCAGAAGAAGTTAAATTACAACTGCATGAATCTTTGCATAAGAGGCTCGATCTCGATCTTGCGATAATGGTAGATGCCTATCAGGAGGAGTATCAATCGAGTCAGGTTCCGGTTGATCGGGCGCGACTGAATCAGCAAAAACTGTTAGCCCTGTTAAGTAAGGAAGCGCTGGCAGGTGCGAGTCTGAATGAGATTTACGATCAGGCAATTGCTTACTTGTCTCAGGCCTTTCGGGCTGATTTGTGTGAGTTGTTCATTTTTGAACCCGATGCCGATCAACTGAGAATGGAATCCATGTCGGGATGGGTGACAAAGTCAAATGGATCAGTGATTGAACTTGGAAATGTGGATCCCGGAATTACAGAACTACTGAAACAAAAAGGCTGTGTGGAAACGAGCGACTGGCAATTGCAGCCTAAAATTCAGCCGATTACACTTCTGGTGGATGAACGTGTCGTGAGCAGTCTACAGGTTGTTGTTCGCGGCGAAGAAGATGTTTATGGGTTGCTGGGAGTCCATTTTCGCCAGCCACATCGATTCCAATCGTCCGATCATGACTTTCTGTTTTCCATTGCCAATCTGCTGGCCAATGCGATTCATCGCTCCCGGGTCGAATTCATGCGTGCTCAAAAAGCTCAGCAACTTCGCCGACTTGTCGATCGCCTTCCAGCAGGTGCAGTCTATGTTGTGAATCATGCGATGCAAATTAACAGTGCCGTCGAGCAGATGACGGGATACTCAAAAGAGGAACTGACAAACCTGAAAGAATGGAATCAGCATGTGCTGAATGAGTCGGTTGTGGAAGATCGAGTGGAAAACTCGGTCCGTTCAGGTAAAGAAGGACGAACTCATCATCGGCAATTGAGATTGCGACGCGCCGATGGACAGGAGCGACTGATCTCGCAGGTCAAATTTCAATCAGGAGCCGATGAAGTCTGGCTTCTCCACGACATTACCGAAGAAGCGGAACGTTACAAAAGTCAGTTACAGTCAGAACGGCTTGCTGCTATTGGTCAAATGATTACGGGTTTGGCACACGAGAGTCGAAATGCGTTGCAGCGAATTCAGGCTTGCACAGAAATGCTGGAGCTAGAGTTAGAAGACAATAAATCAGCCATGAGTCTGATCATTCGATCCCAACAGGCCATCGATGATTTGCAGATGCTTTACGATGAAGTGCGGAATTATGCATCTCCACTTTCTCTCTCAAAGGATTGGTGGAGTTTGGAGACTTTGCTACAGCAAGCCTGGGGGCAGTTAGAACATGACTGGAAGGATCGCGATGCGAAATTGTTGATCAATATTGATCCTGAGGGTCTCGAAGTCGAAGTCGATCGATTTCGCATGGTACAAGTGCTGAGAAACTTTCTCGAGAATTCGCTGGCAGCCTGTTCCGATCCCGTGATCATTCAGGTTGACATTCGATTGATTAAAGAAACGGATCGATCGGGAGTGGAAATTTCAATTTCGGATAATGGTCCTGGTCTCAGTTCGGCTGGAGAGGGACGTATTTTTGAGCCATTTTATACGACGAAACCTAAAGGTTCAGGATTAGGCATGGCAATTGCATCAAGGATCGTCACGGCTCATCAAGGAGTCCTCGAAACTGCGCCCAGCTTACTCGGTGGAGCTTCGTTTCGCCTTTATTTTCCCCTGAGCAATAACTAA
- a CDS encoding FAD-dependent oxidoreductase has protein sequence MKIVIIGGVAGGASAAARARRLSEDAEIIILERGRYPSFANCGLPYYVGGEIKSRDKLLVAPIEMLRERHRLDVRIRSEVMSINRIEQTVRVQNLETGESYEESYDKLIIATGASPFRPPVPGIDGSRILELRDLNDADRMHTYATSGARRAVIVGAGFIGIEVAENLVRRGIDVTIVELSDQILPPWDREMIGPVDSHLRKQGVDVLLGNSVEAFDETEIGLEIRLKSGGTLDVDFAVVCIGVRPESRLAQESGIKCGERGGIITNEHMQTSDDNVYAVGDVVQTSCFVSSTPIQIPLAGPANRQGRIAADHIFGRDSTYRGTQGTAVVGIFGMTAAMTGLSEKSLKRNQLAYEKIYIHPSDHAGYFPDAQQMVLKLLFDPKTGIILGAQGVGTTGVDKRIDVLAIAIQAGMTVYDLEEVELCYAPQYGHAKDPINMLGFVASGVLRGDQPIIQVDTLSSYSAESLLLLDVRTAAEFAAGHIPGAKNIPIETLRELVSELPRDRKIATYCKVGQRGYYATRILDQLGFDAANISGGFQLWSNYSAHDNNATD, from the coding sequence ATGAAAATAGTGATTATTGGTGGAGTTGCTGGGGGAGCATCGGCTGCTGCACGTGCGCGACGACTCAGCGAGGATGCGGAGATTATTATCCTGGAGCGAGGGCGATATCCTTCGTTTGCGAACTGTGGTCTTCCCTATTACGTCGGTGGCGAGATCAAGTCACGAGATAAACTCCTTGTTGCACCGATCGAAATGCTCCGCGAACGACATCGGCTTGACGTTCGCATCCGCAGCGAAGTGATGTCGATCAATCGGATCGAACAAACTGTTCGTGTTCAGAATCTGGAGACCGGCGAATCGTATGAGGAGTCTTATGATAAACTGATCATCGCTACGGGAGCTTCACCTTTCCGACCGCCCGTTCCCGGTATCGATGGCTCTCGGATCCTGGAACTCCGGGATCTGAATGATGCCGACCGGATGCATACCTATGCAACCTCTGGAGCTCGTCGAGCTGTCATTGTTGGAGCCGGGTTTATAGGGATTGAAGTTGCGGAGAACCTGGTTCGTCGTGGCATTGATGTCACCATTGTGGAATTGTCCGATCAGATTCTTCCTCCATGGGATCGGGAAATGATCGGTCCAGTCGATTCGCATCTGAGAAAACAGGGAGTTGATGTGCTTCTGGGAAACTCGGTCGAAGCGTTTGACGAAACAGAGATCGGCTTGGAAATCCGACTGAAATCTGGTGGAACTCTGGATGTTGATTTTGCAGTCGTATGTATTGGCGTTCGCCCGGAAAGTCGCTTGGCACAAGAATCCGGTATCAAGTGTGGCGAACGTGGTGGAATTATTACCAACGAACATATGCAAACGAGCGATGACAATGTTTACGCTGTCGGTGATGTCGTTCAGACCAGTTGTTTTGTCTCAAGCACACCCATCCAAATTCCGCTTGCCGGTCCGGCGAATCGTCAGGGACGTATCGCAGCAGACCATATCTTCGGGAGAGATTCGACCTATCGAGGCACACAGGGAACGGCAGTGGTCGGCATTTTTGGAATGACCGCTGCCATGACAGGGTTGAGCGAAAAATCACTGAAGCGTAATCAATTGGCTTATGAAAAAATCTATATTCATCCTTCCGATCACGCAGGATATTTTCCTGATGCACAACAGATGGTGTTGAAGTTACTCTTCGATCCTAAGACGGGAATTATTCTCGGTGCTCAGGGTGTCGGCACAACTGGAGTTGACAAGCGCATCGACGTGCTCGCAATCGCGATTCAGGCTGGCATGACGGTTTATGATTTGGAAGAAGTTGAACTTTGCTATGCACCCCAATATGGCCATGCCAAAGATCCCATTAATATGTTGGGCTTTGTCGCTTCAGGTGTTCTCCGGGGAGATCAACCAATTATTCAAGTCGATACTCTCAGTTCTTACTCAGCCGAAAGTCTCCTGTTGCTCGACGTTCGCACTGCAGCAGAATTTGCTGCGGGGCATATCCCAGGGGCGAAGAATATCCCAATCGAGACGTTACGCGAACTAGTCTCAGAACTGCCTCGTGACAGAAAAATTGCAACTTACTGCAAGGTCGGTCAACGAGGTTACTATGCCACTCGAATTTTAGATCAGCTTGGCTTTGATGCCGCAAATATCAGTGGTGGATTTCAATTGTGGTCGAATTATTCGGCTCATGACAACAATGCAACCGATTAA
- a CDS encoding NAD(P)/FAD-dependent oxidoreductase, translated as MDHHQIVIVGGGTAGITVAARLKNADPSLDIAIIEPSEKHYYQPLWTLVGGGMFKPVESGRDEADLIPYGVKWIQDRVDSFSPGANSLFTRGGETIGYDYLIVAPGIQVNWDQVKGLKESVGKDGVCSNYSIDTVASTWKFISELKEGVALFTQPAGAVKCGGAPQKICYLAEDHFRRSGVRKNIEVIFTLAGPRLFAVDKYREVLEKVASRKGVETRFRHNLVEVRAASKEAIYRHMDTNDEIVIKYDMIHVTPPMSAPDFVSQSELAGEGGWVEVDKHSLQHTRFANVFSLGDASSLPTSKTGAAIRKQAPVVVENLLATMKQEPCQASYDGYTSCPVVTGYDSLVLAEFDYSGQPAETFPFDQSRERFSMFLLKKFGLPALYWHGMLRGRV; from the coding sequence ATGGATCATCATCAAATCGTCATCGTTGGCGGAGGGACTGCCGGGATTACCGTAGCCGCTCGACTGAAAAACGCAGATCCCTCGCTAGATATTGCCATTATTGAACCTTCCGAGAAGCATTATTATCAACCACTGTGGACTTTGGTTGGCGGAGGAATGTTTAAGCCAGTAGAATCGGGTCGTGACGAAGCAGATCTGATTCCTTACGGCGTGAAGTGGATTCAGGATCGTGTCGATTCTTTCTCACCTGGTGCCAACAGCCTTTTCACACGTGGGGGCGAGACAATCGGTTACGATTATCTCATCGTGGCTCCGGGAATTCAGGTCAACTGGGATCAGGTCAAAGGCCTGAAAGAATCTGTCGGAAAGGACGGTGTCTGCAGTAATTACTCGATTGATACAGTCGCCAGCACATGGAAGTTTATCAGTGAACTGAAGGAAGGAGTCGCCTTATTCACGCAACCGGCAGGGGCGGTGAAGTGCGGAGGGGCTCCCCAAAAGATCTGTTACTTGGCTGAAGATCATTTCCGACGATCCGGTGTCCGCAAAAACATCGAAGTCATTTTTACACTGGCTGGACCGCGTCTGTTTGCAGTCGATAAATATCGCGAAGTGCTTGAGAAAGTCGCTTCCCGTAAAGGAGTCGAAACCCGATTCCGCCACAATCTTGTCGAGGTTCGTGCTGCCTCCAAAGAAGCGATTTATCGCCACATGGATACGAATGATGAAATCGTTATCAAATATGACATGATTCACGTAACACCGCCAATGAGCGCACCAGACTTCGTTTCCCAGAGTGAACTGGCTGGCGAGGGGGGTTGGGTTGAAGTTGATAAGCACTCGCTGCAACACACGCGATTTGCCAACGTGTTCTCCCTGGGCGACGCTTCGAGTTTACCGACATCGAAGACAGGAGCCGCGATTCGAAAGCAGGCCCCTGTTGTGGTCGAAAACTTACTCGCGACAATGAAACAGGAACCCTGCCAAGCGAGTTACGATGGCTACACGTCATGCCCTGTCGTAACAGGATACGATAGTCTGGTATTGGCCGAGTTCGATTACAGCGGTCAACCAGCCGAGACGTTTCCATTCGACCAGTCAAGAGAACGGTTCAGTATGTTCCTGCTGAAAAAATTTGGTCTGCCAGCCCTGTATTGGCACGGAATGCTACGTGGTCGAGTCTAA
- a CDS encoding DUF1552 domain-containing protein, which translates to MDHRKINRRRFLRGVGVSLALPLLDSLQSASAKVSDSQPPQRMLLISNNLGVLPKPFFPEGTGRGYELSPYLAELTEFRNDFTVLSGLSHPDVEGGHSTENCFLTAARGPTKSGFRNTISLDQFAAEQMGPVTRFPTLNLGVNIDKANRSLSWTRDGVLLPAEDSANALFRKMFLQGNAAEVQRQLYHLEERGSILDTLLDDTRQFRKNLGRDDQSRLDQYLTSVREIEERLETARQWETRAKPATDQTPPNDIRDPKLFFEKFDLMLSMGRLALETDSTRIVTLMVDAFATPAFLLHPGQNTTDGYHNLSHHGQSEQKMKQLEDADLQQMVLLRKLFQQLSETIEGEDRLLDRTMILFGSNMGDANTHNNTNLPILLAGGDFKHGQHLAFKHDNNKPLSNLFLTMLHKLGVETDTFGSSTGSPIDF; encoded by the coding sequence ATGGACCACAGGAAAATCAATAGACGTCGCTTTCTTCGTGGAGTGGGAGTGTCGCTGGCACTGCCTCTGCTAGACAGTTTGCAGTCCGCTTCGGCCAAGGTCTCTGATTCACAACCCCCTCAGCGGATGCTGCTCATCTCGAATAATCTTGGTGTGCTCCCCAAACCATTCTTTCCGGAAGGGACAGGTCGAGGGTACGAACTCTCGCCGTACCTTGCAGAGTTGACCGAGTTCCGGAACGACTTCACGGTCCTCAGCGGACTTTCGCACCCGGATGTCGAGGGGGGACACAGCACGGAGAATTGTTTTCTAACAGCCGCACGTGGTCCCACAAAAAGTGGATTCCGTAATACGATCTCGCTCGATCAGTTCGCAGCCGAGCAGATGGGACCAGTCACTCGCTTTCCGACACTGAATCTGGGAGTCAATATTGATAAAGCGAACCGCAGTCTTTCGTGGACGCGTGATGGTGTCCTGCTGCCGGCAGAAGACAGTGCGAATGCATTGTTCCGAAAAATGTTCCTGCAAGGCAACGCGGCTGAGGTTCAACGACAACTCTATCACTTAGAGGAGCGGGGCAGCATCCTGGATACGTTGCTTGATGACACTCGACAATTTCGAAAAAACCTGGGTCGCGACGATCAATCTCGGTTGGATCAATATTTGACTTCTGTCCGAGAAATTGAGGAACGTTTGGAGACTGCCCGGCAGTGGGAAACGCGCGCTAAACCTGCAACCGATCAGACGCCGCCGAATGACATCCGCGACCCCAAGCTGTTCTTTGAAAAATTCGACCTCATGCTCTCAATGGGACGGCTTGCCTTGGAAACAGACTCAACTCGTATTGTCACGCTGATGGTCGATGCCTTTGCAACACCCGCGTTCCTGTTACATCCCGGCCAGAATACGACCGATGGTTATCACAACTTGAGTCATCACGGCCAATCCGAGCAGAAAATGAAACAACTCGAAGATGCCGATCTGCAGCAGATGGTTTTGCTTCGAAAATTGTTCCAGCAACTCTCTGAAACCATCGAAGGCGAAGACCGCTTGCTCGATCGAACGATGATTCTCTTTGGCAGCAATATGGGCGATGCCAATACCCACAACAACACAAACCTTCCCATTCTTCTGGCCGGAGGCGACTTCAAGCACGGTCAACATCTGGCCTTCAAACACGATAACAATAAACCGCTGAGCAATCTGTTCCTGACCATGCTGCATAAACTGGGCGTAGAAACAGACACTTTCGGATCAAGTACAGGCAGTCCCATAGACTTTTAG
- a CDS encoding DUF1641 domain-containing protein yields the protein METTHERPSLADRLSDPHTTAALHRLLDRAESLDQMLQVAGDLPNLVAIATDFFDAVCHKASLDGIDLEDRASQLLKLFVQITEPANLQAIERLISRLPNLEAGTALLDEFPELFATAVDVLDEWARDLKDDGIDLEKSVRQGLYAVLYLGGQIRREELDRIGYLVKSDVMNEHSIESVGMAGSALASCRSGTCEHPLPKRVGLFGLLRAMRDPDTQRALSFGLQFAKCYGGVLAEKHSPSSQEQK from the coding sequence ATGGAAACGACACACGAAAGACCTTCGCTTGCCGACCGGCTGAGCGATCCTCATACGACGGCAGCTTTGCATCGCCTGCTGGATCGAGCTGAATCGCTCGATCAGATGCTCCAGGTAGCTGGCGACCTGCCCAATCTGGTTGCGATCGCCACAGATTTCTTCGATGCCGTTTGCCACAAAGCCTCACTAGACGGGATCGATCTGGAAGATCGGGCGAGTCAATTGCTGAAGTTGTTCGTGCAGATCACTGAGCCAGCGAATCTGCAGGCGATTGAGCGATTGATTTCCCGCTTGCCGAATCTGGAAGCCGGAACCGCCTTGCTGGATGAATTTCCTGAATTGTTTGCGACAGCAGTGGATGTATTAGACGAATGGGCCAGAGACTTGAAGGACGATGGCATTGATCTGGAAAAGAGTGTTCGTCAGGGATTGTATGCCGTTTTGTATTTAGGCGGGCAAATTCGACGGGAGGAACTCGATCGAATCGGTTATTTGGTTAAGTCTGATGTCATGAACGAACATTCGATTGAATCGGTTGGTATGGCTGGTTCGGCACTTGCCAGTTGCCGGAGCGGAACTTGTGAGCATCCACTTCCGAAACGAGTTGGTTTATTTGGACTGTTGAGAGCGATGCGGGATCCAGACACTCAGCGTGCACTCTCCTTCGGCTTGCAGTTTGCGAAATGTTATGGAGGAGTCCTTGCAGAAAAGCATAGCCCGTCAAGCCAAGAGCAGAAGTAA
- a CDS encoding sulfite exporter TauE/SafE family protein has protein sequence MFGLAILFGGIVGFALGLTGGGGGVFAVPLLVYGLSIAPREAVGISLASVGGIALFGATDRLIRGEVELPTGLLFAVAGMIGAPFGSYLSKLIPENVLLVMFAMLMLVVAYRMWIKSKNPSIASGVCNSESKNITDRSACQRDEDGRLRLTSKCARLLVLVGLMTGVLSGMFGVGGGFIIVPALVLLSGMAIHRAVGTSLFVIVLISISGVVSHMVNGNPLPVNTTLLFLVGGGVGMWLGGIVATRLNGSTLQKIFSIAVVAVAAFVIFKSVVV, from the coding sequence ATGTTCGGTCTAGCGATCCTTTTCGGCGGTATCGTTGGTTTTGCATTAGGCCTTACGGGAGGTGGCGGTGGGGTCTTTGCTGTTCCACTGCTTGTCTACGGATTATCCATTGCGCCGCGGGAAGCCGTTGGAATTTCGTTAGCATCCGTAGGCGGTATTGCTTTGTTTGGTGCCACGGACAGATTAATTCGTGGAGAAGTGGAATTGCCAACGGGCCTCTTGTTTGCCGTTGCAGGCATGATCGGTGCACCGTTCGGCTCATACCTCTCGAAGCTCATTCCAGAGAATGTCTTGCTGGTCATGTTCGCAATGCTAATGCTGGTTGTGGCCTATCGGATGTGGATTAAAAGCAAGAATCCGAGCATTGCCAGCGGAGTTTGCAATTCGGAATCAAAGAATATTACCGACCGTAGTGCCTGCCAGCGCGATGAAGACGGCAGGCTACGATTGACTTCCAAATGTGCTCGACTGCTGGTGCTGGTTGGTTTGATGACTGGCGTGCTCTCCGGAATGTTCGGTGTTGGCGGTGGTTTTATCATCGTGCCGGCATTGGTTTTGCTTAGCGGCATGGCAATCCATCGTGCTGTAGGAACATCGTTATTTGTGATCGTACTCATCAGCATCAGCGGGGTGGTATCGCACATGGTGAATGGAAACCCGTTGCCGGTAAACACAACATTACTGTTTCTGGTCGGTGGGGGTGTTGGCATGTGGCTGGGGGGGATCGTCGCTACTCGATTAAATGGCTCCACTCTTCAAAAAATATTCTCGATCGCGGTTGTGGCGGTTGCGGCATTCGTGATTTTCAAATCAGTTGTTGTCTAG
- a CDS encoding MBL fold metallo-hydrolase: MLLKYFYDQKLAHASYLVGCQRAKAAVIVDPGRDIEQYLEMADREGLKITAVAETHIHADYVSGARELADRVGAKLYVSDEGPAEWKYLYLDDYDHQLMHDGDHFMIGNIKFDVLHTPGHTPESISFMLTDQGGGANKPMGIFTGDFVFVGSIGRPDLLEEAAGLMGTAEPGARDLFKSAERFKSLPDYLQVWPAHGAGSACGKGLGAIPSSTVGYEKLFNPALQFTDEEEFVKYILSDQPEAPKYFAVMKHVNKAGPTILGEGHHHEMLELSRLNEALTSGTVIDLTPSPQFAKGHVAGTINIPIGMLATQAGWLVDYDKPTYLICEPRELEEAARVLHKIGVEEIIGGFDASEVKSSGKANEKYISGTPAELSSAIQSGEVKLIDVRSNDEWNEGHIEQAEHRFLGRLPNHLDDLPHDETLIVHCRSGARSAIAASVLQAAGFKNVVNLTGGYTAWKAEDLASTKA, from the coding sequence ATGTTACTCAAATACTTCTACGACCAGAAACTCGCTCACGCCTCTTATCTTGTTGGCTGCCAACGCGCCAAAGCCGCCGTCATTGTCGATCCTGGTCGCGACATCGAACAGTATCTTGAAATGGCAGATCGCGAAGGTTTGAAAATTACCGCAGTTGCTGAGACGCATATTCATGCTGACTATGTTTCCGGTGCCCGGGAACTGGCGGATCGTGTCGGAGCGAAACTGTATGTTTCCGATGAAGGCCCGGCAGAGTGGAAATACCTTTATCTGGATGACTATGACCACCAACTGATGCACGACGGCGATCATTTCATGATTGGAAACATCAAATTCGATGTCCTGCACACTCCTGGTCACACACCGGAAAGTATATCTTTCATGCTGACCGATCAGGGTGGGGGAGCTAACAAGCCGATGGGGATTTTTACTGGCGACTTCGTGTTTGTCGGGTCGATCGGACGACCGGATTTACTGGAAGAAGCAGCCGGTCTCATGGGCACAGCCGAGCCGGGGGCTCGCGATCTGTTCAAATCTGCTGAAAGATTCAAATCACTGCCCGACTATTTACAGGTCTGGCCTGCACACGGTGCGGGAAGTGCTTGTGGGAAAGGGCTGGGTGCAATTCCGTCGTCGACAGTTGGATACGAAAAACTATTCAATCCTGCACTGCAATTCACAGACGAAGAAGAATTTGTGAAGTACATCCTGTCGGATCAGCCGGAAGCTCCGAAGTATTTCGCGGTGATGAAGCATGTCAACAAAGCCGGCCCGACCATTCTTGGCGAAGGTCACCATCATGAGATGCTGGAACTGTCCAGACTGAATGAGGCTTTGACTTCCGGAACGGTTATCGATTTGACTCCCTCTCCGCAGTTCGCCAAAGGCCACGTGGCAGGCACCATCAATATTCCGATCGGAATGCTGGCAACTCAGGCAGGATGGCTCGTGGACTACGACAAGCCGACTTACCTGATCTGTGAACCGCGAGAGCTTGAAGAAGCTGCACGCGTTCTGCATAAAATTGGTGTGGAAGAAATTATCGGTGGTTTCGATGCGTCGGAAGTCAAATCGTCAGGCAAGGCAAATGAAAAATACATATCCGGAACCCCTGCAGAGTTGTCGTCTGCAATCCAGTCTGGCGAAGTGAAGTTAATCGATGTCCGTTCGAACGATGAATGGAACGAAGGGCATATCGAACAAGCCGAACATCGTTTTCTTGGTCGATTACCGAATCATTTAGATGATCTTCCCCATGACGAAACACTCATTGTGCATTGCCGTAGCGGTGCACGCTCGGCGATTGCCGCAAGCGTTTTGCAGGCGGCTGGTTTCAAGAATGTCGTGAATCTGACTGGTGGATATACGGCGTGGAAAGCAGAGGATTTGGCAAGCACAAAGGCATAA